A DNA window from Coffea arabica cultivar ET-39 chromosome 6c, Coffea Arabica ET-39 HiFi, whole genome shotgun sequence contains the following coding sequences:
- the LOC113693291 gene encoding mitogen-activated protein kinase kinase kinase 18 gives MGCWTRGPIIGRGSSATVSLATTASGELLAVKSADLSCSSVLQKEESLISELSSPYIVKYVGCDVTTENDKPLYNLLMEYVPGGTLSDQIRKQGGPLEESMIQVFAHQILQGLDYLHLNGIVHCDIKGQNVLIGRDGAKIGDLGCARVVEEGNGMAGKSVICGTPMFMAPEVARGEEQGFAADIWALGCTIIEMATANNPWPDMEDPVSALYRIGYSGDVPEFPCWLSDGAKEFLSKCLKRDAKERWTARELLQHPFFHGVGEEKEAEFVRNSPTTVLDQGFWDSMEVAESSLQDSSHIVSSLGSPADRIKNLMGNLFSSNANFPNWSEDGDWVTVRGTDSQEIQPVSQQNENSEVHDSQLAMDPFLYSIDLEEELESSIVIDDLLINCLVDEISNVGNVSGGLNLTLSCDNVEETFNFVAKILDFDMNIMKFWFLINSILSEAHVFLCLLYFKVQHI, from the coding sequence ATGGGGTGCTGGACTAGGGGTCCAATTATCGGACGGGGGTCCTCTGCCACGGTTTCTCTAGCCACCACGGCTTCCGGCGAACTCTTGGCCGTGAAGTCCGCTGATCTTTCTTGCTCAAGCGTGTTGCAAAAAGAGGAAAGCTTGATTTCTGAACTTTCCTCACCTTACATAGTTAAATATGTAGGCTGTGATGTTACAACAGAAAATGATAAGCCGTTGTACAATTTGTTGATGGAGTATGTTCCCGGTGGCACGCTTTCTGATCAAATTAGGAAGCAGGGAGGTCCATTGGAGGAGTCCATGATTCAAGTCTTTGCACATCAAATCTTGCAAGGATTGGATTACCTTCATTTGAATGGAATTGTTCACTGTGATATCAAGGGCCAGAATGTGTTAATTGGCAGAGACGGGGCGAAAATTGGAGATTTGGGATGCGCTAGGGTGGTTGAAGAAGGAAATGGGATGGCCGGAAAATCAGTAATCTGTGGCACACCTATGTTCATGGCACCAGAGGTTGCTCGTGGGGAAGAACAAGGATTTGCTGCTGATATATGGGCTCTGGGGTGCACTATCATCGAAATGGCGACGGCGAATAATCCTTGGCCTGATATGGAGGACCCTGTGTCTGCTTTGTATAGGATTGGTTATTCAGGGGATGTGCCAGAGTTTCCATGCTGGCTTTCAGATGGTGCTAAGGAGTTCTTGAGCAAGTGCTTGAAAAGGGATGCAAAGGAAAGATGGACGGCTCGAGAGCTTCTTCAGCATCCATTTTTTCATGGTGTTGGGGAGGAGAAGGAAGCAGAGTTTGTGAGGAATTCTCCTACTACTGTGTTGGATCAAGGCTTTTGGGATTCCATGGAGGTAGCTGAATCTTCTTTGCAGGATTCTTCCCACATTGTTTCCTCTTTGGGATCTCCAGCTGATAGGATCAAGAATTTGATGGGAAATTTGTTTTCATCAAACGCAAATTTTCCCAATTGGTCTGAGGATGGAGATTGGGTCACAGTTAGAGGCACCGACTCGCAAGAAATCCAACCAGTTTCTCAGCAGAATGAGAATTCAGAAGTCCATGATTCCCAATTAGCTATGGATCCTTTTTTGTACTCAATTGATCTTGAAGAAGAGCTCGAGAGCTCAATTGTGATTGATGACTTGTTAATCAATTGCTTAGTTGATGAGATTAGTAATGTTGGAAATGTTAGTGGTGGATTAAATCTGACATTGTCCTGTGATAATGTTGAAGAAACTTTCAATTTTGTAGCtaaaattcttgattttgatatgAATATAATGAAATTTTGGTTTCTCATTAATTCCATACTCTCAGAAGCCCATGTCTTTTTATGTCTACTTTACTTCAAAGTTCAACATATTTGA